The Microbaculum marinisediminis genome includes the window CGGTCACGGCCACGCGGCGCTGCGCGACGCCGGCATCGACGTCGTGGTCGGCATCGGCGCGGACGAAGCCCGCGCGGTCCATGTCGGTCATTTCACGCGGGTACGCGAGGGCCGGCCCTGGGTCACGCTGAAGCTCGCCGTCAGCCGTGATGGCATGATCGCCGGGCCCGGCGGTGTGCCGGTCGCCATAACGGGGCCGCGCGCCCGGGCATCGGCCCACATGCTGCGCGCGACGAACGACGCCATCCTGATCGGCATTCGTACGGCGCTCGCCGACGACCCGGCGCTGACCTGCCGGCTGCCGGGAATGCAGGACCGGTCGCCCGTGCGGATCGTGCTGGATACCGATCTGCGCTTGCCGGTGACGGCGAAAATGCTCGACGAGGCCGGAGGAACACCGGTCTGGCTGATGTCGCGCGAGACAGCCGACCCGGCCCGAAGGGCGGGGCTCGAGCGGCGTGGCGCGGTCTTGCTGCCGTCGGACGGCGGCATCGGCGCCGCGTTGGACGTGTTGGCGGAGCACGGCATCACCCGTGTACTCGTCGAGGGTGGCGCGACGGTGGCCACGAGCCTTGCGGACGCCGGCATGATCGACGAGGCCGTGATCTACGACGGAGCGGTCGACATCGGAGCGAATGGGGTGCCGGCCGGACCGGCCCTTGCCGCGATCCGCGCGAACGGGGCATACAGGCCCGTCGACCGGGTGTCGCTCGGCGACGACGTGATGTCGACCTACATACGGACGGGTTAGGAGCGCGGATGTTCACGGGTATCGTGACCGATAGGGGCGAGGTGGTTTCGCGGCAGGACGACGACGGCGTCAGCCGGTTTGCCATTCGCTGTTCCTACCCCGCCGACTCGATCGCGCTCGGCGCTTCGATCGCGTGCGGCGGACCGTGCCTGACCGTGACCTCGGTGGCGACCGAGGCGGACGGATGGACCGTCTTTACCGTCGACGTGACGGGCGAGACGCTGGCGCGCACCACGGTCGGTGGCTGGAAGCCGGGAACGCGCATCAACCTCGAGCGCTCGCTCAGGCAGGGCGACGAGCTCGGCGGCCACATCGTCACCGGCCATATCGACGGCGTCGCGCCGATCATCGGCCGTGAGGCCGACGGGGAGGCGACCCGTTTCACCTTCGAGGCGCCCGCGCCGCTGCATCGGTTCATCGCCGAGAAGGGCTCGGTCTGCCTCGACGGAACATCGCTCACCGTCAACGGCGTCGAGCAAAATCGCTTCTGGGTGACGCTCATTCCACATACGCTGCAAGTTACGACATGGGGCGAACGCGGCATCGGCGACAAGGTCAACCTGGAGGTTGACCTGATGGCGCGCTATGTCGCCCGGCTCAAGGAAACGGAAGACAAATGACCAACGACGGACCGCGCATCCTCATCATCGAGGCGGTGTTCTATCCCGATATCGCCGAGAGCCTGCGCACGGGCGCAATGGCTGCCCTGGAAGAGGCGGATGCGCGCGTCGAGCGCATCTGGGTGCCGGGTGTGCTGGAGATCCCCGCGGCGCTGGCGATGGCCGTCGAGGCTGGCAAGCGCTTCGAGCCCGCGGCCTATGACGGCTTTGTGCTTCTCGGCTGCGTCATCCGCGGCGAGACGAGCCACTACGATATCGTGGCGAACGATTCCGCCCGCGCGGTGATGGATCTCGCGGTCGGGCACCGGCTCGCCCTGGGCAACGGTATCCTGACGGTCGAGAATGCCCAGCAGGCCCATGCGCGTGCCGCGATCGACGGTCGCGACAAGGGCGGCTTCGCCGCGCGCGCCGCGCTGGCCATGATCGGCGTCCGCCGCAGCCTACAGGGTGACAACCGGTGAATACCGCGCGCGTCGAACGACCGGTCTCCAAGGCCAACAAACGAGGCGCCGCCCGTCTCGCCGCCGTTCAGGCCCTCTACCAGATGGATGTCGCAAGCTCCGGCCTCGAAGCGACGCTGGCCGAATTCGAGGCCCATCGGCTCGGCGGCGAAATCGAGGGCGACAAGCTGATCGGCGCCGACGTGAAGTTCTTCCGCGATCTCGTCTCGGGCGTCGTCAAGCTCCAGCGGCGCATCGACACCGACGTCAACACGCATCTCGAGAAGGGATGGCCGCTGAAGCGCGTCGACCTGACGTTGCGCGCCGTGCTGCGCGCCGGCGCCTATGAGCTGATCGAGCGCCGCGACGTGCCGCCGCGTGTGGTCATCAGCGAGTATGTCGACATCGCCAAGGCTTTCTTCGAGGACGGCGACGAGCCCGGCATTGTCAATGCGATCCTGGATTCCATCGCACGGCGCGAACGGGCGAAGGAGCTCGCCGGAAGCGGGGGCTGATGAGCGGTCCCGGTGCGCCGGAAGGCGACGAACACGGCCTGATCGCGCGCTACTTTCGCCCCTTGGCGACGGCGCCAGGCGCCTTTCAGCTGCTCGATGACGCCGCCGCGTTCTCGCCGCCTCCGGGAACCGATCTCGTCCTGACCAAGGACGGCATCGCCGAAGGCCACCACTTTCTGAGTGGCGAGGCCGCCGGCGTGGTCGCCCGCAAGGCGCTCAGGGTCAACCTCTCCGATCTCGCCGCCAAGGGCGCGACGCCGGACGGCTATCTGGTGCTGCTCGGGCTCGGTCCCGACTGGACGGAAGACTGGGTGCGGGACTTCGCCGAAGGGCTCGCCGCAGACCAAGAGGAATACGGGATTTCCGTCTATGGCGGCGACACGATCCGCGCCGACACGCTTCTCGTCTCGATAACCGCCTTCGGCAGCGTCGAAAAGGGCGGCATGGTGCGCCGTGCCGGCGCGAGGCCCGGCGACCGCGTCTATGTCTCCGGCACCATCGGCGACGGGGCATTGGGGCTCCTGGTCGCCACGGACGATCCGAGGATCTCCGGCCTGGACGACGACAAACGGGCCTTCCTGCGCGCGCGCTATCGCCTGCCGCAGCCGCGCGTCGTCCTGGCGCCGGCCGTGGCCCGGTTCGCGACGGCGGCCCTGGACGTGTCCGACGGCCTTGTTGGCGACCTCGACAAACTGTGCGCCGTTTCCCGCGTCTCCGCGCGTATTCAGGCGGGAACCGTCCCGCTGTCCGTAGCGGCGGCCGCGGCGGTCCAAGACAATCCGGCGCTCCTGGCGCTGTGCCTGACCGGCGGCGACGATTACGAGATCCTCTGCATGGTTTCCCCGGATAACGCCGCCGCATTCGAGGCGGCGGCGGCCGAGGCGGGAGTTCCCGTCCGGAATATCGGAGAAGTCGTCGAAGGCGGAGAGCGCCCCGTCTTCCTGGATACCGAAGGCGCGCCGATGCAATTCGGCCATCGCGCCTTCAGCCATGTCGGAGCGACATATTCGGGTCCCTGAATTGTTGGTTGACGTCTGGGCATCGGCGTGTCGTTTTGCGTGTCCGATCCGGGGAAGTCATGACCAGCATCTCGATCACGGACCAGTTCGACGATGGTGCGGCGCGGCGCAACGCGCTGGTGCTGGCCGCCGCGCAGGCGGTCGGAGGCGCCTCCGCGCCGATCGTCGTCGCGATGTCGAGCCTTGCCGGTTTCTACCTGCTTGGCGAAGACAAGTCGCTGGCCACGCTTCCGGTCGCCTTCTACATCATCGGCGTGGCGATGGGCTCCATTCCGGCCGCGCATCTGATGCGCATGATCGGCCGCCGTCCGGGCTTTCAGATCGGCGCGCTCGGCGGCCTGATAGGTGGCGCGACCGCGGCCTACGCCGTCGTTTCCGGTCAGTTCTGGCTCCTGTGCATGGGGACGGCCCTCACCGGAATGGGCGGCTCGTTCGTCCAGCAATACCGGTTCGCCGCCGCCGATACCGCCAGCGCGGCGTTCCGGCCAAAGGCGATCTCCTGGGTGCTTGCCGGTGGCGTCATCACGGGTATCATCGGTCCCCAGATCGTCATCTTCACAAAGGACGCGCTGGCGCCGATCCCCTTCGCCGGCGCCTTCCTGGCGCAGATCGTGCTGGCCTGCGCGGTGATCGTCATCCTGGGATTCCTGAGGATCCCCAAGCCGATAGTTGCTGAGGCGGCACATGGCGGCCGTCCGATGCGCGTGATCGTCTCGCAGCCGCGTTTCCTCGTCGCCGTCATCTGCGCGATCGCCAGCTACGGACTGATGAGCATGGTGATGACGGCCACGCCGCTCGCCATGGTCGCCTGCGACCACAGCCAGACCGACGCGACGCTTGGCATCCAGTGGCACGTCATCGCCATGTTCGCGCCGAGCTTCTTCACCGGCACGCTGATTGCGCGGTTCGGCCATGAAAGGGTCATCGCGGTTGGCCTGTTGCTGCTGGTCGGCTGCGGCATCGTCGCGATCATGGGCATCTCGCTCGCCCATTTCTGGGGGGCGCTGATCCTGCTCGGGGTCGGCTGGAACTTCGGTTTCATCGGCGCGACCGCGATGCTGACCGAGACCTACGAACCCGAGGAACGCACGCGCGTGCAGGGTCTCAACGATTTCCTGGTCTTCGGTTTCCAGGCGGTGGCGTCGCTCGCCGCCGGGGCGATCCTCAATGCCTACGGCTGGAACACGCTGAATATCGTGATCTTTCCAGTCGTCGCCCTGTGTTTCGTCGCGCTGGCCTGGCTTTGGTGGGCCGGTGATCGGCGACCTACCGCATAGTCTGTTTTATAAGACCTTCCGCTTTTGTAAGACCTTCCGCTCGGTTGCTAAGTCAGCGCTTTTCTGGCAATGGTCGCCGCGACCATAGGTCACGGGGGCGGAGACTTTGTACAGTTCAGACGGCAATTCGGCGAAGCAGCGCGCCCGTTCATCTTCGAAGACAATCAGTCAAACAGGATTGGGCATATGACTATGGCTATCTGGGTGATTATCGCCTGCGGGGCCCTGTCGATCGTCTATGGCGTTTGGGCTATTCAGTCGGTCATGGCGGCGGACGCCGGTAATCAGCGCATGCAGGAAATCGCTGGTGCCATTCAGGAGGGGGCTCAGGCCTACCTGACGCGCCAGTACACGACTATCGGTATCGTCGGTATCGTCATTTTCGTCATCGTCGCCTGGCTTCTTTCGATCCCTGTCGCGATCGGTTTCGCGATCGGGGCGATCTTGTCGGGCCTCGCCGGCTTTATCGGCATGCTCGTATCGGTACGAGCCAACGTGCGCACGACCCAGGCCTCCAGCCAGAGCCTTGCCGCGGGCCTCGCGATCGCGTTCCGCTCCGGCGCCGTCACCGGCCTTCTGGTCGCCGGTCTGGCGCTGCTCGGCGTGGCCATCTACTTCCTGATCCTGACCTCGGTCATGGGATTGTCGCTCGAGGACCGCACGATCGTGAACGCGCTCGTCGCCCTCGGTTTCGGCGCCTCGCTGATCTCGATCTTCGCCCGGCTCGGCGGCGGCATCTTCACCAAGGGGGCCGACGTCGGCGGCGACCTGGTCGGCAAGGTCGAAGCCGGCATTCCGGAGGACGATCCGCGCAATCCCGCCACCATCGCCGACAATGTCGGTGACAACGTCGGCGACTGTGCCGGCATGGCCGCCGATCTGTTCGAGACCTACGCGGTGACGGTCGTGGCCACCATGGTGCTTGCCTCGATCTTCTTTGCTGGCTCCGCGGTCCTCGGAGCCTCGATGCTCTATCCGCTGGCCATCGGCGCCGCCTGCGTCGTGACCTCGATCATCGGCACCTTCTTCGTCCGTCTCGGCTCCAACCAGTCGATCATGGGCGCGCTCTACAAGGGCTTCATCGGGACCGGCATCCTGTCGGCGATCGTGCTCTATCCGATCACGTCGTACTTCTTCGGCATGGACACGGTGCTGACGACGAGCCGCGGCCTGTCCTTCACCGGCATGGACCTGTTCCTGTGCGGTATCGCCGGCCTCGTCGTCACGGCGCTGATCATCTTCATCACCGAGTACTACACCGGCATCACCTATCGCCCGGTGAAGTCGATCGCCAACGCCTCGGTCACCGGTCATGGCACCAACGTGATCCAGGGCCTCGCCGTGTCGATGGAAGCGACCGCCCTTCCGGCGATCGTCATCATCGCCGGCATCATCGTGACCTATTCGCTGGCCGGCCTGTTCGGGATCGCGATCGCGGTCACCACGATGCTGGCGCTGGCCGGCGTGGTGGTTGCGCTTGATGCCTTCGGCCCGGTCACGGATAACGCCGGCGGCATTGCCGAGATGGCGGATCTGCCCGAGGACGTGCGCAAGACCACGGACGCGCTCGATGCGGTCGGCAACACCACCAAGGCGGTGACCAAGGGCTATGCCATCGGGTCTGCCGGCCTCGGCGCGCTGGTGCTGTTCGCCGCCTATACGGAGGACCTGAACTACTTCATCGGCAATCCGGCGGAGTTCCCGTATTTCGAGGGCGTTGTGCTCGATTTCTCGCTATCGAACCCGTACGTCGTCGTCGGCCTGTTCTTCGGCGGCCTGCTGCCGTACCTGTTCGGCTCGATGGGCATGATGGCCGTCGGCCGCGCCGGCGGCGCGATCGTCGAGGAAGTGCGCCGTCAGTTCCGCGAGAAGCCGGGCATCATGGAGGGCACGGAGCGTCCCGACTACGGTGCCGCCGTCGACCTTCTGACCCGGGCTGCCATCAAGGAGATGGTCATCCCCTCGATGCTGCCGGTGCTCTCGCCCCTGTTCGTCTTCTTCGTGGTGGACTGGATCGCCGGCAAGTCGGCCGCCTTCTCGGCGCTCGGCGCCATGCTGCTCGGCGTCATCGTCACCGGCCTGTTCGTCGCCATCTCCATGACGGCTGGCGGCGGCGCCTGGGACAACGCCAAGAAGTACATCGAGGACGGCCATCACGGCGGCAAGGGCTCTGAAGCCCACAAGGCCGCGGTGACGGGCGACACGGTGGGTGATCCCTACAAGGACACTGCCGGTCCGGCCGTGAACCCGATGATCAAGATCACCAACATCGTCGCGCTGCTGCTGCTCGCCGTCCTGGCGCACTGACGGCCCGACACGAAAACGAAGCCCCGCGGAGGTTGCCTCCGCGGGGCTTTTTTTTATTTCGCGATCGGGGTCGCGATCGGGTGCGTAGGGGCGAAGGCCCGGCGCCGCCGGACGCTATTCGATCTCCTCGCCCACGGCCGAGGAGAAGATCTGCTTGAGGAACGAGGCTTCCGCGCCCGTCGTCGGCGTCTTGCGGGCGATGAAGTCGACCACGCGCCCGTCCTCCAGACCGTAATTGGCGAAGCGCTCGACACGCCGGTCCTCATCGAAGTAGACCGCCAGGATCCCCTGGTCGGTCGTCTTGGGGGCCAGGAACGCGGTCGTTTCGGTGGTCTGCGAGATGTAGTAGTAGACTTCGTTGCCGAAGGTCGCGGTCGTTGACGGCGTACCGAGCACGAAGTCGACCTGCTCCTTGGAGGAGCCGACCGGTACCTGGTCGAGCTGGTCTTGCGATACGATGTATCCGTGCCGCTGGACGGTGGTGAAGGTGGTGCACGCCGACAGGCCGACGACGGCGGCACAGAGCGCTGCGCCGATCAGGAGCCGGCCGCGAAGTGTGGCGCGGGTCGGAAACCGTTCAGATTCAGGATGTCGCATCGTGTTCTTGTTCCCAGGAGCACAACCGTGCAATTACCGGCGGCGGGCGTTTGACCTAGCTCGGAGGTCAGCCGAATGCAACCCGTTGACACGAGCGCCCGAGGCGCGGAAGGACGCCGGACATGTTTCGTAAGCTGCTCCAACGTATCCGATCGGACGACCGTCCCTATGGCCTCTATGGTGCAATCGTGGCACAGGCGCGGCAGCCGGCATTCTATCAGGGCATCGGCATCGCCGACACCGCCGAAGGCCGTTTCGACATGATCGTGCTGCATGTCGTCCTGGTCATGCGCCGCCTGCGCGGGGAGGGCGCAGAGGGTCGGTCGCGTGCCCAGGCCCTGATCGACCTGTTTTTTGATGACATGGACCGGAACCTGCGCGAGATGGGCGTCAGCGACATGGCGGTGCCCAAGCGCATCCGCTCGATGGTGGAGGCATTCTACGGCCGTGCGGGCGTCTACGACGCGGCCCTGGATGCGGCCGGTGCGGAAGGACTGGAAGCCGCACTCGAGCGGAACCTGTTCGCGGGACCGGCCGCGCAGGCCAGCCTCGATGCCATGGCGGCCTATGTCGTCGCCAGCGCGGAGGCGCTGATGAAAACTTCCGGTGACGCGCTTGCCGCCGGGCGGATAGACTGGCCCGCGATCCCGACGTCTGCGGTCGAGGATCGGGAAAGGGCAGAATGACCTCGAAATCGTATCCCATAAGCGTCGTGGTTACGCGCGACGAGGTTCCCGATGGTGGCCTGGCGGTGACGATCGACGCCACGGAGGACGAGCGTGCCGCGATCGCGCGATATCTCGACAGCCCCTCGGTCCTGTCGATGTCGGCCCGCTTGACGGTGACGCACTGGCGCGGCCGCGGGCTTGCCGTGCGCGGCACCGTCGATGCCCGCATCGTGCAGACCTGCGTCGTCTCGCTGGAGCCCTTCGAGAATCCGGTTCACGAGGACGTGGAATCGTTTTTCGCGCCCGATGTCGCGCCGAGGCCGGAAGAAGAGACCGCCGAAGCGGCGGAAATCCACGATATCGACGTCGAACCGCTGGTTCACGACCGCGTCGATGTCGGCGCCCTGGTCAGCGAATATCTCGCGCTCGGTCTCGATCCCTATCCGCGGAAACCGGGTGCCATCTTTCGAAACAAGGCGGGCAACGACGAAGAGGAGGCGAAAAGTGGCGCATTTGCTTCACTGGCCGCTCTGCGTGACAAGCACGATGAGAACTGAGCGGTTCCACCGGGGATGGAAGGCGTGGCAAGAAAGCGGTTGTTTCAACGGCCTAAACCGCTATTGTCCGGGGCCTCTTGCGCCGAGGGTTGCTGCTCCGGCAGTGGCCGGCAAAACGGTCTTCGCGCATAAAGCCTGATGGTCTCTCCGGTACGCATCTCGATCGACGCCATGGGTGGTGACTTCGGCCCGTCCGTAGTCATTCCCGGCTGCGCGCTGGCGCGGGAACGCTATCCCGACAGCGAGTTCCTGTTCTTCGGCGACGAATCCATGATTCGTCCGGTTCTCGACGCGCACCCGGCCCTGGCGGCGGTATCGACCATAGAGCACACCGACGTGGCCGTGCGCATGGACGACAAGCCGAGCCAGGCGCTCCGTCACGGCCGCCGGCGCTCCAGCATGTGGTTGTCGCTCGAGGCCATCAAGGCGGGCAGGGCCGATGTCGCGGTATCGGCCGGCAACACCGGCGCCCTCATGGCCATGTCGAAACTGTGCCTGCGGATGATGGCCGGCATAGAACGCCCGGCCCTGGCGGCGATCTGGCCGACCCTGCGCGGCGAGAGCATCGTCCTCGACGTCGGGGCCACGATCGGCTCGGACGCCGAGCAGCTGGTCGGTTTCTCCGTCATGGGCGAGGCGATGGCGCGGGCCCTGTTCGGCGTCCACCGCCCGAAGGTCGGCCTGCTCAACATCGGCGTCGAGGAGGTCAAGGGCCTGGAGTACATCCGCGCCGCCGGCCAGATCCTGCGCGAAGGCAATATCCCGATCGACTATGCCGGGTTCATCGAGGGCGACGATATCGGCAAGGGCACCGTGGACGTCGTGGTCTGCGAGGGCTTCACCGGCAACATCGCGCTGAAGACCGCCGAGGGCACCGCCAAGCAGATCGCCGAGTACCTGCGCCAGGGCATGCGCCGCAGCCTGTTGAGCCGGATCGGTTTCCTGTTCGCCAAGGCGGCCTTCGACACGCTCAAGGAAAAGATGGACCCGCGCAAGTCGAACGGCGGTGTCTTCCTCGGGCTCAACGGCATGGTCATCAAGAGCCACGGCGGTACCGACGCGGAGGGCTATTCCGCCGCCGTCGCGCTGGGCTATCACCTGTCCCGGAACGGACTTATGAAGAAAATCGAGGACGGCCTCGGTCACTACGACCGCGACAGGGCCGTCGTCGCTGCAGAACAAGCCGAGGTGGTCGATTCGTGAAAGTCTTGCGTAGCGTGGTGCGCGGCACCGGGTCCTATCTCCCGGCGCGCGTGATGACCAACGATGAGCTATCGCGCATGGTGGACACTTCGGACGAATGGATCGTCCAGCGCAGCGGCATTCGCGAGCGCCACATCGCGGCTGACGGCGAAGTCACCTCCGACCTCGCCACCCATGCCGCGCGCGCGGCGCTCGACGATGCGGGGATCGCGCCCGGCGAGATCGACATGATCGTGCTGGCGACCGCCACGCCCGACAACACCTTTCCCGCGACCGCGGTCACGGTGCAGGCGAATCTCGGCATCGAGCACGGGTCGGCTTTCGACGTGCACGCCGTCTGCTCCGGCTTCGTCTATGCCGTGGCCACCGCCGATGCGATGCTGCGCGCCGGCAATGCCCGCAAGGCGCTGGTGATCGGGGCGGAGACCTTTTCGCGAATCCTCGACTGGGAAGACCGCACCACCTGCGTCCTCTTCGGCGACGGCGCCGGCGCCATCGTCCTCGAGGCGGTCGAGGACGACGCCAATCCGGACGGGCGCGGCGTCCTGTCGGTGCGCCTGCGCTCCGACGGTCGCCACAAGGACAAGCTCTATGTCGACGGCGGTCCGTCGTCGACGGGAACCGTGGGCCATCTGCGCATGCAGGGCCGCGAGGTGTTCCGCCATGCCGTCGGCATGGTCTCGGACGTGATCGACGGCGCCCTGTCCGACGCTGGCAAGGCGGCGCAGGACATCGACTGGTTCGTGCCGCACCAGGCCAACAAGCGCATCATCGATGCGACGGCCCGGAAATTCGGTTGGCCGGAGGACAAGGTCGTCATCACGGTCGACAAGCACGGCAACACGTCGGCGGCCTCGATTCCGCTGGCGCTCGACATTGCCAAACGCGATGGACGTCTGAAACAGGGTCAACTTGTCATGCTCGAGGCGATGGGCGGCGGCTTGACCTGGGGTGCGGCACTGTTGCGCTGGTGACGCAGCAAGATACTTTGCCGATTGTGTTGGTTGACCCGCGCCGTTAGAGCTAATAGCGTTTTCGGTTCAGGGACGTAGCCGACGCGGCGGCGGTTATGTGGAGCGTACGCAGATGGGGGAAAAGACGGTCACGAGAGCGGATCTCTGCGAGGCGGTCTATCAGACGGTAGGCCTTTCGCGGACGGAATCGGCCGATTTGGTCGAATTGGTGCTCTCAGAGATCGCCGATTGCCTGGAGCAGGGGGAGACGGTGAAGCTGTCTTCGTTCGGCTCCTTTGTCGTGCGCGCGAAAGGCGAGCGCATCGGCCGCAATCCCAAGACCGGCGAGGAAGTGCCGATCGAGCCGCGGCGCGTCCTCGTCTTCAAGCCGAGTGCCGTCCTGAAGCAGCGCATCAACAACGGCGCCGACATATCCGACATATCCGACACAGCGGACTGAGCCGGATCCCGACATGACCGAAAAGTCGCCCGAGGCCTTCCGCACGATCAGCGAAGTGGCCGAGGAGCTGGACGTGCCGCAGCACGTCCTGCGCTTCTGGGAGACCCGCTTCGCGCAGATCAAGCCGATGAAGCGCGGCGGCGGCCGGCGCTACTATCGTCCCGAGGACGTCAATCTGCTGAAGGGCATTCGCCATCTCCTCTATGGCGAGGGCTACACCATCAAGGGTGTCCAGCGGATTCTGAAGGAGCAGGGCGTCCGCCACGTCGCGTCGATCTGGGAGATCGGCGAGGCCGAGTCGGCGGAGGCGACCCCGCCGCAGGCGCCGGTTGACGCATTGCCCGAACCGGAACCCGTGGAGCGGCCGCGCCCGGCGCCGCGGCCCCCGGTGCAGCCTCCAGTAGCCCAGCCTCCAGTGGCCCAGACCGCCTCTGCCGAGCCCCGCGCGCCCGCACCGCCGCAGGCGCCGCCGGCCGCGGCACCGCAGCCCCGCGCGGGCGACCCCGCCTCCGCGCCCGCGGCGCCTGCGCCCCGCGCCGGCCTGGCCCCGGAGGAGATCCGTCAGCTCAAGGCGGCGCTGTTCGAGCTGATCGAATGCAAGCGTCTTCTCGAATCGGCGACCTGATCGTGTGCCGCCGGGATCTCAGATCCGTCCGAATCCGGCGGCGTTGACATAGGTTTCCCACGCTTCGTACGCCGCCTTCTTGCGCTTCGACACTTCGCCGGCAAGAACGGCGATATCCTTGTCGTCGAGATCGCCCGGTATTCCGCCAACGGCGGTGCGGAACGCCTCGACGGCCTCGTCGAGGCCTTTGATTGCGTCCTCCCAGGCGGAATAGAGGTGGTGCGGGTGATCGGTCATCGGCGTTCTCCCGTCGTTGCGTGCGTTCGAGCCTAGCGTCGCACGTGCCGCTTGGCCAATCCGCACGCTTGAAAGCAGCCTGGAAGACCGTCATCTGTGTATTGCGAGGCCTTGCATCGCGAGACGGGCTTGAGGCAAGCGTCGCGAACCGCTAGAAGGGCAGGGCCTTGATGGCAGTCGGAGCGTAGCGCAGCCCGGTTAGCGCACTTGTCTGGGGGACAAGGGGTCGGGAGTTCAAATCTCCCCGCTCCGACCATCAAACCCTTTTCTTCCCTTGGTTTTTCCAATCCATTGGTTTTGGCGAGCAGGCATCTCTTAGGAGATGCGAAAGGCGAACATCAGCGCCTATAGCCCTGCAATCCACCTACGAAATCACCCACGTTAAGTTCAGCCTTTGGTTCGCGTTCAGGCGCGGACGAGCACCGGTTTCGCGTCGATTAACCAAGCGTTTGCAATCTGTTAGTTGTCGCCGGTGTATCTGCGTAGGGTCACGTTGAGATGAGGCCGCGCCGTGAACGGTGCCCAACCAAGGACCCGATACCATGACGCATGTGGAACCGATCGCCGCGACACGGCTGTCCGCCGGCCGCGCCGCAGGGGACGAGACGTCGCTGGGCGGGTTCTTTGCCAGGCTCGATCCCGATGTCCGCTCCGAGTGGGCCTGGGACAACTACAAGCCGACGATCGAGGCCCTGTCCCGCGCGTTCGGGC containing:
- the plsX gene encoding phosphate acyltransferase PlsX, coding for MVSPVRISIDAMGGDFGPSVVIPGCALARERYPDSEFLFFGDESMIRPVLDAHPALAAVSTIEHTDVAVRMDDKPSQALRHGRRRSSMWLSLEAIKAGRADVAVSAGNTGALMAMSKLCLRMMAGIERPALAAIWPTLRGESIVLDVGATIGSDAEQLVGFSVMGEAMARALFGVHRPKVGLLNIGVEEVKGLEYIRAAGQILREGNIPIDYAGFIEGDDIGKGTVDVVVCEGFTGNIALKTAEGTAKQIAEYLRQGMRRSLLSRIGFLFAKAAFDTLKEKMDPRKSNGGVFLGLNGMVIKSHGGTDAEGYSAAVALGYHLSRNGLMKKIEDGLGHYDRDRAVVAAEQAEVVDS
- a CDS encoding MerR family transcriptional regulator, translated to MTEKSPEAFRTISEVAEELDVPQHVLRFWETRFAQIKPMKRGGGRRYYRPEDVNLLKGIRHLLYGEGYTIKGVQRILKEQGVRHVASIWEIGEAESAEATPPQAPVDALPEPEPVERPRPAPRPPVQPPVAQPPVAQTASAEPRAPAPPQAPPAAAPQPRAGDPASAPAAPAPRAGLAPEEIRQLKAALFELIECKRLLESAT
- a CDS encoding YceD family protein; its protein translation is MTSKSYPISVVVTRDEVPDGGLAVTIDATEDERAAIARYLDSPSVLSMSARLTVTHWRGRGLAVRGTVDARIVQTCVVSLEPFENPVHEDVESFFAPDVAPRPEEETAEAAEIHDIDVEPLVHDRVDVGALVSEYLALGLDPYPRKPGAIFRNKAGNDEEEAKSGAFASLAALRDKHDEN
- a CDS encoding integration host factor subunit alpha — its product is MGEKTVTRADLCEAVYQTVGLSRTESADLVELVLSEIADCLEQGETVKLSSFGSFVVRAKGERIGRNPKTGEEVPIEPRRVLVFKPSAVLKQRINNGADISDISDTAD
- a CDS encoding ubiquinol-cytochrome C chaperone family protein; protein product: MFRKLLQRIRSDDRPYGLYGAIVAQARQPAFYQGIGIADTAEGRFDMIVLHVVLVMRRLRGEGAEGRSRAQALIDLFFDDMDRNLREMGVSDMAVPKRIRSMVEAFYGRAGVYDAALDAAGAEGLEAALERNLFAGPAAQASLDAMAAYVVASAEALMKTSGDALAAGRIDWPAIPTSAVEDRERAE
- a CDS encoding beta-ketoacyl-ACP synthase III, translated to MKVLRSVVRGTGSYLPARVMTNDELSRMVDTSDEWIVQRSGIRERHIAADGEVTSDLATHAARAALDDAGIAPGEIDMIVLATATPDNTFPATAVTVQANLGIEHGSAFDVHAVCSGFVYAVATADAMLRAGNARKALVIGAETFSRILDWEDRTTCVLFGDGAGAIVLEAVEDDANPDGRGVLSVRLRSDGRHKDKLYVDGGPSSTGTVGHLRMQGREVFRHAVGMVSDVIDGALSDAGKAAQDIDWFVPHQANKRIIDATARKFGWPEDKVVITVDKHGNTSAASIPLALDIAKRDGRLKQGQLVMLEAMGGGLTWGAALLRW